The Podospora pseudocomata strain CBS 415.72m chromosome 1 map unlocalized CBS415.72m_1, whole genome shotgun sequence genome has a segment encoding these proteins:
- the PSF1 gene encoding DNA replication protein psf1 (BUSCO:EOG092648K5; EggNog:ENOG503NY0T; COG:L), which yields MPMYGDQGNKLVQHAKRMQNLAHLPPYQTELVRAVTREVRDLDKDVASLLEPFQGSFDPSADQSTACTLLVNHLSMRRNKRCLLAYHRTRTDKLEELVWNGSDVLDLAGQQAGGGANGATATADGGASSSLSPQEEDYVRQYGDLLAAYKGQWTDIDLTGSLEPPRDLFIDVRVLKDAGEIQTEYGAINLTKNSQFYVRQGDVERLIAQGYLQKLG from the exons ATGCCGATGTACGGAGATCAGGGCAACAAATTG GTGCAACACGCCAAACGCATGCAGAACCTCGCCCACCTGCCACCATACCAGACAGAGCTCGTCCGCGCCGTGACACGTGAGGTGCGAGATTTGGACAAGGACGTGGCCAGCCTCCTCGAACCTTTTCAGGGGTCATTTGACCCCTCTGCAGACCAGTCCACGGCTTGCACCCTACTGGTCAACCATCTGTCTATGCGGAGAAACAAGCGGTGCCTCCTTGCCTACCACCGCACCAGGACAGAtaagctggaggagctggtaTGGAACGGGTCAGATGTCCTAGACCTCGCTGGCCAGCAAGCGGGAGGTGGTGCCAATGGCGCAACTGCCACGGCCGATGGTGGGGCGAGTAGCAGTCTGAGCCCACAAGAGGAGGACTACGTTCGACAATACGGCGACCTCCTCGCGGCCTACAAGGGCCAGTGGACAGATATTGACCTAACTGGCAGCCTCGAGCCGCCTAGAGATCTCTTCATTGACGTGCGGGTGCTCAAAGATGCGGGGGAGATCCAGACCGAATACGG GGCTATCAATCTCACCAAGAACAGCCAGTTCTATGTTCGGCAAGGAGATGTTGAGCGCCTGATCGCCCAGGGCTACCTTCAGAAGCTTGGCTGA